One Pyrenophora tritici-repentis strain M4 chromosome 5, whole genome shotgun sequence DNA window includes the following coding sequences:
- a CDS encoding O-methyltransferase yields MGSIQEKEIATLNSLAAQISELAAKMTKQLETEKVPPVTLEADSPVKYKNVSGEVFMLRQSLEDALKDMWILSQGPSDSVFNYVHMAIPDAACLNILNRFNFWNTVPIYGEATFENVAKQTKLPLEVVSRVLEHAVTMRFFVKPSPTATSVRHTSRSAALAKDAGLSALVHMVLDEAGPPMFMLPEALRRFSQGKPDISKDVKETAFKLCRSGGAWGDYENSWDFIENDGEGEEKGWRQRNFIKFMAYIKDLFQTESHVLSAIDWKAAGNATVVDIAGSAGHDDAVLAKAFPNLKIVVEDLAEVAAVFEKEFPTDLKSRVSFRTHNMFDPQPVQADIYMLKWVLHDWPDAESIKVLQALRPALRPGARVVFVDYVGKQEPSEEDLPRSIHGFGTAMDLRMMALFNAKERPVEAWREIFRQADERFDIVKVEADPLTFMCVLEAVWRG; encoded by the exons ATGGGTTCCATTCAAGAGAAGGAGATAGCCACGCTCAACAGCCTAGCGGCTCAAATCAGCGAACTCGCTGCAAAGATGACGAAACAGCTCGAAACAGAAAAGGTACCACCCGTCACTCTCGAGGCGGACAGCCCTGTCAAATACAAGAACGTCTCTGGGGAGGTCTTCATGTTAAGACAGAGTCTGGAAGATGCGTTGAAGGACATGTGGATATTGAGTCAGGGGCCGAGTGATAGCGTATTCAACTACGTACACATGGCCATTCCAGATGCGGCTTGCCTGAACATCCTGAACAGGTTCAACTTCTGGAACACAGTTCCTATATACGGCGAGGCGACGTTCGAAAATGTAGCGAAGCAAACTAAGCTTCCGTTGGAGGTGGTCAGTCGTGTTCTCGAACACGCTGTCACCATGCGCTTCTTCGTCAAGCCATCGCCTACAGCAACTTCAGTCAGGCATACCTCCCGATCTGCTGCCCTTGCAAAAGATGCCGGGTTGTCTGCTCTTGTGCATATGGTGTTGGATGAGGCTGGCCCACCCATGTTCATGCTTCCGGAAGCTCTACGTCGCTTCTCACAAGGGAAACCGGACATCTCCAAGGACGTAAAAGAGACCGCATTCAAGCTCTGTCGCTCCGGTGGTGCATGGGGCGATTATGAAAATAGCTGGGACTTTATCGAGAATGATGGCGAAGGCGAAGAGAAGGGATGGCGGCAAAGAAATTTCATCAAGTTCATGGCCTACATCAAGGACTTGTTCCAAACAGAAAGCCACGTACTCAGTGCAATCGACTGGAAGGCCGCTGGTAATGCCACCGTCGTCGAC ATCGCAGGCTCAGCCGGCCACGACGACGCCGTCCTCGCAAAAGCCTTCCCCAACCTCAAAATCGTCGTCGAAGACCTCGCAGAAGTCGCCGCCGTCTTTGAAAAGGAATTCCCCACCGACCTCAAATCCCGCGTCTCCTTCCGCACACATAACATGTTCGACCCGCAGCCCGTCCAAGCAGACATCTACATGCTCAAGTGGGTACTGCACGATTGGCCAGACGCCGAATCCATCAAGGTCTTGCAAGCTCTTCGTCCTGCGCTTAGACCCGGTGCGCGCGTTGTCTTTGTCGATTATGTTGGTAAGCAAGAGCCGAGCGAGGAAGACTTGCCGAGGAGTATCCATGGCTTTGGCACGGCAATGGATTTACGTATGATGGCGCTGTTCAATGCAAAGGAGAGGCCGGTGGAGGCTTGGAGGGAGATTTTTAGACAGGCGGATGAGAGGTTCGATATTGTGAAGGTTGAGGCTGATCCGTTGACTTTTATGTGTGTGTTGGAAGCTGTTTGGAGGGGATAG
- a CDS encoding putative thioesterase superfamily protein codes for MATPEHLEAFAPLSWATPYLKSSNWIACDRERGSEPGEDTDRFCRETMRANHGVRHWLELYEKPAPGEKVTKSISLIKYGTGLNGFPGICHGGALFTLMDEAMLHIMVANTVLEHGLGFIKVGEEYWRLQLHEGRSAQEVLKGRLATAGMNMKFLAPVLCPGVVGIETDVLEDKANKMRMRAIMRDRQGRPVVQAEALWVRVGGDAAKL; via the coding sequence ATGGCAACACCCGAACATCTTGAAGCATTTGCACCATTATCATGGGCAACACCATACCTGAAATCTTCAAACTGGATTGCTTGCGACCGCGAACGGGGTAGTGAACCTGGCGAAGATACGGACCGATTCTGTCGCGAAACCATGCGCGCGAACCACGGCGTTCGGCACTGGCTCGAACTGTACGAGAAGCCTGCTCCAGGTGAAAAGGTCACCAAGTCCATCTCTCTCATCAAATACGGGACTGGCCTGAATGGCTTCCCGGGCATCTGTCATGGCGGCGCCCTCTTCACGCTCATGGACGAAGCCATGCTGCATATCATGGTCGCCAACACAGTGCTTGAGCATGGTCTTGGCTTCATCAAAGTGGGGGAGGAATACTGGAGACTACAGCTCCACGAAGGACGGTCGGCACAAGAGGTGCTCAAGGGTCGGTTGGCTACCGCAGGCATGAACATGAAGTTCCTGGCACCAGTGCTATGCCCAGGCGTTGTCGGCATTGAAACGGATGTGCTAGAGGATAAAGCAAACAAGATGAGGATGAGAGCCATCATGAGGGATCGACAGGGCAGACCGGTAGTTCAGGCTGAGGCATTATGGGTCAGGGTAGGAGGAGATGCAGCCAAACTATAA
- a CDS encoding Jacalin domain containing protein, with the protein MRSTLASACVLSSLLPLSIAQTTGAFNTLTFNVAGLPAILNGNDVPGDKTANTARIGELFTKYNISLIHVQEDFNYHATLYANDKHPFRTSTSGGVPFGSGLNSLSNFEYTGFQRIKWNTCSNTDSADCLTPKGFTFMRVKFAEGVVIDAYNLHADAGTTAADNTARAANLRQVSDYIKANSIGNAVIVFGDSNSRYTRTDDIPAIFSEQHGMKDTWLQLVRNGVAPAKGADALLCSNPATTNTCEIVDKTWYRGSPAVSLEAKKFDYAGHMFLQENGDLLSDHNGVLVDFTWSLVDRFRVSDVFGGEEGTWYNDLDTISGLTASKVASITLRGSERVDNIAITLASGQKFAHGGTGGSATTLTLASGETLTSATLCRGQKNNKTRIFYAQFTTSTGKTVQTGAKTSDCVTRSAGTGRGIVGFLGRSGDEVDQLGFIYSKV; encoded by the exons ATGCGTTCCACTCTTGCCTCTGCCTGTGTTCTCTCTTCGTTGCTTCCTCTGTCAATTGCCCAAACTACGGGAGCGTTCAACACCTTGACATTCAACGTTGCTGGTCTACCTGCGATTCTTAATGGCAACGACGTCCCTGGCGACAAGACGGCCAACACTGCTCGCATCGGGGAGTTGTTCACCAAGTACAACATCTCGTTGATCCACGTCCAAGAGGACTTCAACTATCATGCTACACTCTACGCCAACGACAAACACCCATTCAGGACGTCCACTAGCGGCGGAGTGCCTTTCGGTAGCGGCTTGAACTCTCTGAGCAACTTCGAATATACAGGTTTCCAGAGGATCAAATGGAACACATGCAGTAACACCGA CAGCGCCGACTGTCTTACACCCAAAGGCTTCACCTTCATGCGCGTCAAGTTTGCCGAAGGCGTCGTAATCGATGCCTACAACCTGCATGCCGATGCCGGCACAACTGCCGCCGACAATACAGCGCGCGCAGCGAACCTACGCCAAGTATCCGACTACATCAAAGCAAACTCCATCGGCAATGCCGTCATCGTCTTCGGCGACTCAAACTCGCGCTACACACGCACCGATGACATCCCCGCCATCTTCAGCGAGCAACACGGCATGAAGGACACCTGGCTGCAACTCGTCCGTAACGGTGTTGCTCCTGCAAAGGGCGCTGATGCTCTATTGTGCTCGAACCCGGCGACGACCAACACCTGCGAGATTGTGGACAAGACGTGGTACAGGGGCTCCCCTGCTGTGTCGCTAGAGGCAAAGAAGTTCGACTACGCTGGACATATGTTCTTGCAGGAGAACGGCGATTTGCTGTCTGATCACAACGGCGTGCTTGTTGACTTTACGTGGTCGCTTGTTGATCGCTTCCGCGTATCGGATGTTTTTGGCGGAGAGGAGGGCACTTGGTACAATGACCTCGATACCATTTCGGGCCTGACCGCTTCAAAGGTGGCTTCCATTACGCTGAGGGGCTCTGAACGCGTGGATAATATTGCTATTACTCTTGCGTCTGGTCAGAAGTTTGCGCATGGTGGTACCGGTGGCTCCGCTACGACCCTCACGCTCGCTAGCGGGGAGACGCTGACATCTGCTACGCTATGCCGGGGCCAAAAGAACAACAAGACAAGAATCTTTTACGCGCAGTTCACGACTAGCACGGGTAAGACGGTGCAGACGGGTGCTAAGACGAGCGACTGCGTGACCAGGAGTGCGGGTACTGGACGTGGTATCGTTGGGTTTTTGGGTCGCTCGGGTGATGAGGTGGATCAGTTGGGATTCATCTACTCCAAGGTTTGA
- a CDS encoding NhaP, NhaP-type Na+/H+ and K+/H+ antiporter yields the protein MAWDHLSITKPHLVYLILGGFTSLFMLCSSVIKERLYIGEATVATICGIIFGPHAANLIDPSTWGNVDLITLEFSRIVLVVQCFAVGVELPRAYMEKHWRSVVLLLLPVMTFGWLITSLFIWGLFHAHLNWLDSLCIAACVTATDPVLASSVVGKGKFAKRVPKHLRDLLSCESGCNDGMAFPFVYLAIYLIEYRPDANQVAYHWFCYTVLYECIFGAFYGFVVGYIARRAIRWAHEKDLIDRESFLVFYFVLALFCAGSGSLLGMDDLLVGFACGVGFSNDGWFLEKTEESHVSNVIDLLINLAFFVYFGSIIPWEQFNSDIIGLSPWRLVVLGILVLFFRRIPIMLMLKPVIPDIKTWREASFAGHFGPIGVGGLFVAILARAELETETTTPLAVLPEPGFEHLNIIEMIWPITCFLVIVSIIVHGSSIAVFTLGKRINTLTISMSYTQANENGPGWMDRLPRIQSRSRSSMARRPSESSYDEKAELAAAGFGGTFLRRQKEDKTQSRNHSRSNSAEPRGRRWDAGRGPGGPISQSAIAPNRRDDAQTATVSPEEDTDTFADAMAISSESSSSGEKMKMREPEEEIYQEGHNTVFEDKEGNVLGVRDSHGEHGAERRRHDSERAEELLKKKDVQHGVSQKEHNGTFEEASGKIGDAVEHPHKTWRNRMQSYTGRAPKDGKAAEPLKAEKPAHKSGKHGPALAYQYGNTIIVEDEDGEVLKKYDIPKGPKEGRPANTRGQSMAETSTSRAVQSLKRMGTHMGVAATQQAGPSGTQPTSNKKKKAAELAAKEQEDDDLLRFTVTAGGRRMSKLEFIQQMSQMNPKDRAKFVQSSDAPEAVKDAAHQDAKDHTAEQRRRAASVQANVPPVVGEAGEAELQKIPSPAADAEGKPRGPEGLTLVDSNNEHVPFHSVRQDLEGYSNDQGPETAAQRRRRRAAEQSAEQSPSQGPRAPNTSAEPQPQEDEGFEGETAAERKRRLGALGVGNDDTPESDSENELETGDPLETGRGTHSNAEHSGKVLSPARRTPGIRFADQPRVPTKDERAAEDAREKEDLDREKEQKRKSGLGRLVSRK from the coding sequence ATGGCGTGGGACCACCTCTCCATCACCAAGCCGCATCTGGTCTACCTGATCCTCGGAGGCTTCACCAGCCTGTTCATGCTGTGCTCTTCAGTAATCAAAGAGCGCCTGTACATTGGTGAAGCTACCGTCGCGACCATATGTGGTATCATATTCGGCCCGCACGCGGCGAACCTCATAGACCCGTCGACATGGGGCAACGTTGACTTGATCACGCTAGAGTTTTCGCGCATCGTTCTGGTCGTGCAATGCTTCGCCGTCGGCGTCGAATTGCCGCGCGCATACATGGAGAAGCACTGGAGGTCGgtcgtcctcctcctcttaCCAGTCATGACATTCGGCTGGTTGATAACCAGCCTGTTCATCTGGGGCTTGTTCCATGCCCATCTTAATTGGCTGGATAGTCTGTGCATCGCCGCTTGCGTTACCGCCACGGACCCTGTCCTAGCTTCGTCGGTTGTCGGTAAAGGAAAGTTCGCCAAGCGAGTGCCAAAGCATTTGCGAGATCTGCTATCCTGCGAATCCGGCTGCAACGATGGCATGGCCTTTCCCTTCGTTTACTTGGCCATCTACCTCATCGAGTACCGTCCCGACGCTAATCAGGTTGCTTATCACTGGTTCTGCTACACAGTCCTCTATGAATGCATCTTTGGCGCTTTCTATGGATTCGTCGTAGGATATATTGCACGTCGCGCAATTAGATGGGCTCACGAAAAGGACCTCATTGATCGTGAGAGTTTCCTCGTCTTCTACTTTGTGCTGGCGCTCTTTTGTGCCGGCTCAGGTTCCTTGCTTGGAATGGATGACTTGCTCGTAGGTTTCGCTTGCGGAGTCGGCTTCTCCAACGACGGATGGTTTCTCGAGAAAACCGAGGAGTCACACGTCTCCAACGTTATCGATTTGCTCATCAACTTGGCTTTCTTCGTTTACTTTGGCTCCATCATTCCCTGGGAGCAGTTCAATTCGGACATTATCGGTCTATCGCCATGGCGTCTAGTTGTCCTTGGTATTCTGGTGCTTTTCTTCCGCCGGATTCCCATCATGCTGATGCTCAAACCCGTCATACCCGACATCAAGACATGGCGCGAGGCTTCTTTTGCTGGTCACTTTGGGCCTATTGGTGTTGGTGGCTTGTTTGTCGCTATCCTTGCAAGAGCTGAACTCGAGACCGAAACGACAACCCCTCTAGCCGTACTACCGGAGCCAGGATTTGAACATCTGAACATTATTGAGATGATCTGGCCGATTACCTGTTTCTTGGTCATTGTCAGCATCATCGTCCATGGCAGTTCCATTGCAGTCTTTACCCTGGGCAAGCGCATCAACACGCTTACAATCTCCATGTCTTACACACAAGCGAACGAAAATGGGCCTGGCTGGATGGATCGTCTTCCTCGCATTCAGTCACGTTCCAGGTCTTCCATGGCTCGACGCCCCTCTGAATCTTCGTATGACGAAAAAGCGGAATTGGCAGCGGCAGGTTTCGGTGGCACGTTCCTCCGCCGCCAAAAGGAAGACAAAACCCAAAGCCGGAACCACAGCCGATCCAACTCAGCAGAGCCGCGAGGACGACGCTGGGATGCGGGTCGTGGACCAGGTGGGCCCATCTCGCAATCTGCCATCGCTCCAAACAGGCGCGACGATGCCCAGACAGCGACAGTGTCACCAGAGGAAGATACCGATACTTTTGCTGATGCGATGGCCATCTCTAGTGAGAGTTCGTCGAGTGGagagaagatgaagatgcGGGAGCCTGAAGAAGAAATCTACCAGGAAGGCCACAACACAGTCTTTGAAGATAAAGAAGGCAATGTTCTTGGAGTCAGGGACAGCCATGGGGAGCATGGCGCGGAACGACGGAGACATGATAGTGAGAGGGCAGAGGAACTACTGAAGAAAAAGGACGTCCAACATGGGGTGTCGCAAAAGGAGCACAATGGTACATTTGAAGAAGCATCTGGTAAGATTGGGGATGCGGTTGAGCATCCTCACAAGACATGGCGCAACCGAATGCAAAGTTACACAGGTCGCGCTCCCAAGGATGGAAAGGCAGCAGAGCCCTTGAAGGCTGAGAAGCCAGCACACAAGTCAGGCAAGCATGGTCCCGCCCTCGCATATCAATATGGTAATACCATTATtgttgaagatgaggatGGTGAGGTCCTGAAGAAGTACGATATTCCAAAGGGGCCGAAGGAAGGTCGGCCTGCGAACACTCGTGGCCAGTCTATGGCGGAGACGTCGACGAGTCGTGCTGTGCAAAGTCTGAAGCGCATGGGAACCCACATGGGCGTGGCAGCTACTCAGCAGGCAGGCCCATCCGGCACTCAACCCACCAGtaacaagaagaagaaagcagCAGAGTTAGCAGCGAAGGAGCAAGAGGACGACGACCTGCTTCGTTTCACCGTTACAGCTGGAGGGCGTCGGATGAGCAAGTTGGAATTCATCCAACAGATGTCGCAGATGAACCCGAAAGACCGGGCCAAGTTTGTGCAGAGCAGCGATGCTCCCGAGGCTGTCAAGGATGCCGCACATCAGGACGCAAAGGACCATACCGCCGAACAACGACGCCGCGCAGCCTCTGTGCAAGCGAACGTTCCTCCTGTCGTTGGTGAAGCGGGCGAGGCCGAGTTGCAAAAGATTCCATCGCCAGCAGCGGATGCGGAAGGGAAACCTCGTGGTCCGGAGGGGTTGACGCTTGTCGACAGCAACAACGAACATGTGCCATTCCACTCCGTACGCCAGGATCTCGAGGGTTACTCGAATGATCAGGGTCCCGAGACCGCTGCGCAGCGCCGACGTCGTCGAGCTGCCGAGCAATCTGCCGAGCAATCCCCAAGCCAAGGACCCCGAGCCCCTAACACCAGCGCTGAACCGCAACCCCAAGAAGACGAAGGCTTCGAAGGCGAAACCGCAGCAGAACGCAAGCGTCGTTTAGGCGCCCTTGGTGTAGGCAACGACGATACCCCCGAATCCGACTCTGAAAATGAGCTGGAGACTGGCGATCCGCTCGAAACTGGTCGCGGTACTCACTCCAATGCCGAGCACAGCGGCAAGGTGCTCTCACCTGCACGTCGCACCCCCGGCATTCGCTTCGCTGATCAGCCCCGCGTACCGACCAAAGATGAGCGTGCAGCCGAAGACGCACGGGAGAAGGAGGATTTGGATCGTGAAAAGGAGCAAAAGAGGAAGAGTGGGCTTGGTAGACTTGTTAGTCGCAAGTAG
- a CDS encoding TehA, Tellurite resistance protein and related permease, translated as MGTGIVAILLHTLSSLYPSYHRPLHILSIIIFLLNTVIFSVILVISILRYTLYPATWTLMLRHRMQSLFVGTSPMGFATLINMFVATCVPVWGGSTPYVAWGMWWIDVGVSVACCLYLPFQMMTKHQNQHETMTAVWLLPIVSCIVAAASGGVVASVLPDPNHALITIVTSYVLWGMGIPLALVVLTIYFHRLAIHKLPPQEVIVSVFLPLGPLGQGGYAAMQLGTQALKIFPQTKTLHPVAGEVLYVLGLVTAMVLWGFGLVWLFFAVASISQRKFPFNMGW; from the exons ATGGGCACAGGCATTGTCGCAATCCTTCTACACACGCTATCCTCACTGTACCCAAGTTATCACCGCCCACTACACATCCTTAGCATAATCATCTTTCTCTTAAACACCGTCATCTTCAGCGTCATACTTGTCATCTCTATCCTCAGATACACCTTGTATCCGGCAACCTGGACGCTAATGCTACGACACCGGATGCAATCGCTTTTCGTGGGCACATCACCAATGGGCTTCGCTACGCTCATCAACATGTTCGTCGCAACATGTGTGCCAGTATGGGGTGGCTCAACGCCATATGTGGCGTGGGGAATGTGGTGGATTGATGTTGGTGTGAGTGTAGCGTGTTGTCTATATCTGCCGTTCCAAAT GATGACCAAGCACCAAAACCAGCACGAGACAATGACTGCAGTATGGCTTCTGCCCATCGTTTCTTGTATCGTTGCCGCTGCATCTGGCGGCGTGGTGGCGTCCGTGCTACCAGATCCCAACCACGCCCTCATCACTATTGTGACTAGCTATGTGCTCTGGGGCATGGGCATTCCTCTTGCACTCGTGGTTCTAACGATATACTTCCACCGTCTTGCGATTCATAAACTTCCGCCGCAGGAAGTTATCGTCAGCGTGTTTCTTCCTCTGGGTCCTCTGGGTCAAGGCGGGTATGCGGCTATGCAGCTTGGGACCCAGGCTTTGAAGATCTTCCCACAGACGAAGACGCTGCATCCGGTGGCAGGGGAGGTACTATATGTACTGGGTCTCGTGACTGCCATGGTGCTGTGGGGCTTCGGGCTGGTGTGGTTGTTCTTCGCTGTTGCGTCGATTAGTCAGAGGAAGTTTCCTTTCAATATGGGGTGGTGA